One part of the Eleginops maclovinus isolate JMC-PN-2008 ecotype Puerto Natales chromosome 14, JC_Emac_rtc_rv5, whole genome shotgun sequence genome encodes these proteins:
- the syt4 gene encoding synaptotagmin-4, whose amino-acid sequence MAPMVEEGAQLVAVPVGVAVVSVFGLVFTVSAFAWICCQRKNTKSQKTPPYKFVHMLKGVDIYPESLSGKKKFAAAAATSNNDTSKTDVNGNCHTATTLNPTGTGKLASSPNGSKPELHLDLEKRDLNGNFTTKPFHHHHQKVRSSPDLELPSPHAGFTQPGVTDHRDIPSPSSTLSSQAPTPAVDKPHGEERDAGLGTLHFSLEYQPEKKAFIVHIKEAHGLTPTDEQSLTSDPYIKLTLLPEKKHRVKTRVLRKTLDPAFDETFSFYGIPLARVSDLALHFMVLSFDRFSRDEVIGETLVPLSGIDLSEGRVLMSREIIKKNLKKSSGRGELLLSLCYQSTTNTLTVVVLKARHLPKTENNGPTDPYVKVNMYNGKKRVCKKKTHVKKCSPNPVFNELFVFDLPSEEGLRDTSVELLLMDSDMGNSRCPNTVLGRVVLGTSVAGTSGEHWREICEHPRRQIAKWHGLSED is encoded by the exons ATGGCTCCaatggtggaggaaggggcTCAGCTCG TGGCAGTGCCAGTAGGTGTTGCTGTGGTGAGTGTCTTCGGCCTTGTCTTCACTGTGTCAGCCTTTGCATGGATCTGCTGCCAGCGTAAAAACACCAAATCCCAGAAGACACCTCCTTATAAGTTTGTGCACATGCTCAAAGGGGTCGACATCTACCCGGAGAGCCTCAGCGGTAAGAAGAAGTTTGCTGCGGCTGCCGCCACCTCGAATAACGACACCAGTAAAACTGATGTTAATGGGAACTGCCACACTGCCACCACATTGAATCCCACCGGCACCGGTAAACTGGCCTCCAGTCCAAATGGATCGAAGCCGGAACTGCATCTGGATCTGGAGAAAAGGGACCTGAATGGAAACTTCACCACAAAACCATTTCATCACCACCACCAGAAGGTGCGCAGCTCCCCGGACCTGGAGCTGCCCTCTCCCCATGCTGGGTTCACACAACCTGGTGTGACGGACCACCGTGACATTCCCTCACCATCCAGCACCCTCTCCAGCCAGGCGCCCACCCCGGCTGTGGACAAGCCCcatggagaggagagggatgCTGGGCTGGGGACCCTCCACTTCTCCCTGGAATACCAGCCGGAGAAGAAGGCCTTCATCGTCCATATCAAg GAAGCCCATGGCCTGACCCCGACTGATGAGCAgtccctgacctctgacccttaCATCAAGCTGACCCTGCTGCCTGAGAAAAAGCACCGGGTGAAGACCAGGGTCCTGAGGAAGACGCTGGACCCCGCCTTTGATGAGACCTTTAGCTTCTATGGGATCCCGCTGGCCCGAGTGTCAGATTTGGCCCTCCACTTCATGGTGCTGAGCTTTGATAGGTTCTCCCGTGATGAGGTCATCGGAGAGACCCTCGTACCCTTGTCTGGGATCGACTTATCCGAGGGGCGCGTCCTGATGAGCCGGGAGATCATCAAGAAAAATCTCAAG AAGTCCTCAGGTCGAGGGGAGCTGCTTCTCTCCCTGTGCTACCAGTCCACCACCAACACTCTGACTGTGGTCGTCCTCAAAGCTCGCCACCTGCCCAAGACTGAAAACAATGGACCTACAG ATCCGTACGTCAAGGTGAACATGTACAACGGCAAGAAGCGTGTGTGTAAGAAGAAGACCCACGTGAAGAAGTGTTCCCCTAACCCGGTCTTCAACGAGCTCTTTGTCTTTGATCTGCCCTCCGAAGAGGGCCTGAGGGACACCAgcgtggagctgctgctgatggacTCAGACATGGGCAACTCCCGCTGCCCCAACACCGTCCTGGGACGTGTGGTGCTGGGCACATCGGTGGCGGGCACGTCTGGCGAGCACTGGAGGGAGATCTGCGAGCACCCGCGCCGCCAGATCGCCAAATGGCACGGTTTGTCGGAGGATTAG